A region of Lycium barbarum isolate Lr01 chromosome 3, ASM1917538v2, whole genome shotgun sequence DNA encodes the following proteins:
- the LOC132630741 gene encoding auxin transporter-like protein 4, with protein MLSGKQAEEAIVPNFNESEQDGIGSSKEEVEKLDGEDQSLFNVKSFLWHGGSAWDAWFSCASNQVAQVLLTLPYSFSQLGMVSGIVLQIFYGLVGSWTAYLISVLYVEYRARKEKEGVSFKNHVIQWFEVLDGLLGPYWKAAGLAFNCTFLLFGSVIQLIACASNIYYINDHLDKRTWTYIFGACCATTVFIPSFHNYRIWSFLGLGMTTYTAWYLTVAALVHGQVENVQHTAPHKVVLYFTGATNILYTFGGHAVTVEIMHAMWKPQKFKYIYLIATLYVFTLTLPSASAVYWAFGDQLLNHSNAFSLLPKNGWRDAAVILMLIHQFITFGFACTPLYFVWEKVIGMHDTKSICLRALARLPVVIPIWFLAIIFPFFGPINSAVGALLVSFTVYIIPAAAHMLTYRKSSARQNAAEKPPFFMPSWTVMYVINIFIVVWVFIVGFGFGGWASMTNFVRQVDTFGLFAKCYQCKPSLPPASLSPHPAPVHH; from the exons ATGTTGAGTGGGAAGCAAGCAGAGGAAGCAATTGTCCCAAACTTCAATGAAAGTGAACAAGATGGTATTGGCAGTAGCAAGGAAGAAGTTGAGAAATTAGATGGAGAAGATCAGTCACTTTTCAATGTCAAGAGTTTCCTCTGGCATGGCGGCTCTGCTTGGGATGCTTGGTTCAGTTGTGCTTCTAATCAA GTTGCACAGGTGCTATTGACATTACCATACTCTTTTTCTCAACTTGGTATGGTGTCAGGCATAGTCCTACAAATCTTCTATGGTCTTGTTGGTAGCTGGACTGCATACCTCATTAGTGTTCTCTATGTTGAATATAgagcaagaaaagaaaaagaaggtgTTAGCTTCAAAAATCATGTCATTCAG TGGTTTGAAGTGCTTGATGGACTATTGGGACCATACTGGAAAGCAGCAGGCCTTGCCTTTAACTGTACTTTCCTTCTGTTTGGATCTGTCATACAACTAATTGCCTGTGCAAG TAACATATATTACATCAATGATCACTTGGACAAGAGGACATGGACTTACATATTTGGAGCTTGTTGTGCTACTACTGTCTTCATTCCTTCTTTCCACAACTATAGGATTTGGtctttccttggacttggaaTGACCACTTATACTGCATGGTACTTAACTGTTGCAGCTCTTGTTCATGGCCAG GTTGAAAATGTTCAACACACTGCTCCACATAAGGTAGTGTTGTATTTCACTGGTGCTACCAATATTCTTTACACCTTTGGTGGACATGCTGTTACtgt GGAAATTATGCATGCAATGTGGAAACCACAGAAGTTCAAGTACATATACTTAATAGCCACATTGTATGTTTTCACCCTAACACTACCATCAGCTTCAGCAGTTTACTGGGCATTCGGAGATCAACTTTTAAACCATAGTAACGCGTTCTCACTTCTTCCCAAAAACGGGTGGCGCGATGCTGCTGTGATCTTGATGTTGATTCACCAGTTCATCACGTTCGGATTCGCGTGTACTCCATTGTACTTTGTGTGGGAGAAAGTTATAGGGATGCATGACACAAAAAGCATATGTTTAAGGGCACTTGCTAGATTGCCTGTGGTTATACCAATATGGTTCTTGGCTATTATTTTCCCATTTTTTGGACCTATCAACTCTGCAGTCGGGGCTCTTTTGGTTAGTTTCACAGTCTACATCATACCAGCTGCTGCCCATATGCTCACTTATCGGAAATCCTCCGCTCGTCAG AATGCAGCAGAGAAACCACCATTTTTCATGCCAAGTTGGACTGTTATGTATGTCATTAACATCTTTATAGTGGTTTGGGTTTTTATTGTTGGATTCGGGTTCGGAGGTTGGGCTAGCATGACCAATTTCGTCAGACAAGTCGATACGTTTGGCCTTTTCGCTAAGTGTTATCAATGCAAACCTTCACTTCCTCCGGCGAGTCTATCACCACATCCGGCACCCGTCCACCACTGA